The following proteins are encoded in a genomic region of Mycolicibacterium rutilum:
- a CDS encoding S1C family serine protease, with the protein MGKIPVRRRVAPLLTAFTIASAMVLALVAPATPVLAAPGDPLAGAAQVEPAVVRIDTEIDYQRAYGNGAGIVLDPNGQVLTNFHVVSGADRITAAVGGRSYPAELVGYNRRRDIAVLQLIGAAGLPAAPIGDSAQLAEGEPVVALGNANGSNGPLTREVGTVTGFGRAVNAEDALTGSKDELTGLFEFAAPVVAGDSGGPVVNSAGQVVGVTTAASVNYRFGPGGEGYAIPINDAMAIANQIRSRAPSADVHIGPPVLLGVGVRTAQRGPGVQIADVLRGGPAEQAGLVPGDALLTLDGTPLDSATTLTYVLDRHYPGDVIDLTWIDGSGQERVGKATLTPMS; encoded by the coding sequence ATGGGCAAAATCCCCGTCCGGCGTCGCGTCGCGCCGTTGCTGACCGCTTTCACCATCGCATCGGCCATGGTGCTGGCCCTTGTGGCACCCGCGACCCCGGTTCTCGCCGCCCCCGGCGACCCGCTCGCCGGCGCCGCACAGGTCGAGCCGGCCGTGGTGCGCATCGACACGGAGATCGACTACCAGCGCGCGTACGGCAACGGCGCAGGCATCGTCCTCGACCCGAACGGTCAGGTGCTGACGAACTTCCACGTGGTGTCGGGCGCCGACCGCATCACCGCGGCCGTCGGCGGACGCTCCTACCCCGCCGAACTCGTCGGCTACAACCGCAGACGCGACATCGCGGTGCTGCAGTTGATCGGCGCCGCGGGGCTGCCCGCCGCACCGATCGGCGACTCGGCCCAGCTCGCGGAGGGCGAACCCGTCGTCGCGCTGGGCAATGCCAACGGCTCGAACGGCCCGCTGACCCGCGAGGTCGGCACGGTGACCGGCTTCGGCCGCGCCGTCAACGCCGAGGACGCGCTGACCGGCAGCAAGGACGAGCTGACCGGTCTCTTCGAGTTCGCCGCGCCGGTGGTGGCCGGCGACTCGGGTGGCCCGGTGGTCAACAGCGCCGGCCAGGTCGTCGGCGTCACCACCGCCGCCTCGGTGAACTACCGCTTCGGTCCCGGCGGCGAGGGCTACGCAATCCCGATCAACGACGCGATGGCCATCGCGAACCAGATCCGGTCCCGGGCGCCGTCCGCCGACGTGCACATCGGACCGCCGGTGCTGCTGGGCGTCGGCGTGCGCACAGCGCAGCGCGGGCCCGGCGTGCAGATCGCCGACGTGCTGCGCGGCGGGCCGGCCGAGCAGGCCGGGCTGGTTCCCGGCGACGCGCTGCTCACGCTCGACGGCACCCCGCTGGACTCCGCGACCACGCTCACCTACGTACTGGACCGCCACTACCCCGGCGACGTCATCGACCTGACGTGGATCGACGGCAGCGGGCAGGAACGCGTCGGCAAGGCGACGCTGACCCCGATGTCCTAA
- a CDS encoding DNA polymerase III subunits gamma/tau, with product MALYRKYRPATFAEVVGQEHVTEPLSTALTSGRINHAYLFSGPRGCGKTSSARILARSLNCEQGPTATPCGVCDSCVALAPNGPGNVDVVELDAASHGGVDDTRELRDRAFYAPAQSRYRIFIVDEAHMVTTAGFNALLKIVEEPPDHLIFVFATTEPEKVLPTIRSRTHHYPFRLLAPRTMRSLLERICAQEDVAVDEAVYPLVIRAGGGSPRDTLSVLDQLLAGSESGTAGNHISYARALALLGATDVALIDDAIDALAAGDAASLFGVVEAVIDAGHDPRRFATDLLERFRDLIILQSVPDAAARGVVDGPEDVLERMREQATRIGTATLTRYAEVVHAGLGEMRGATAPRLLLEVVCARLLLPSASDTESALLQRVERIETRLAMSIPAGEAAVGQPGAPPKQYARRSQTADKPAPTPTPEPVPPPRPEPKPEPKPEPRVETKPADEPKPPSPPPVRPPSDPVVTAPPPAAVTGEPNAAAVRSMWSTVRDKVRERSRTTEVMLSGAIVRAVEGDTLVLSHESAPLAKRLSEQRNADVIREALKDALGVNWKIRCETGAAPPPAAEPPPRDDAAPPQRDQDEEDMLAEASADTSDTPRRDPEEAALELLQTELGARRIDS from the coding sequence GTGGCGCTCTACCGCAAGTACCGGCCCGCGACCTTCGCCGAGGTCGTCGGCCAGGAACATGTCACCGAGCCGCTGTCGACGGCGCTGACGTCCGGCCGCATCAACCACGCGTACCTGTTCTCGGGTCCGCGTGGCTGCGGCAAGACGTCGTCGGCGCGCATCCTGGCCCGCTCGCTGAACTGCGAGCAGGGGCCGACGGCGACGCCGTGCGGCGTGTGCGACTCGTGCGTGGCGCTGGCGCCCAACGGGCCGGGCAACGTCGACGTCGTCGAACTCGACGCGGCCAGCCACGGCGGCGTCGACGACACCCGCGAACTCCGCGACCGCGCCTTCTACGCGCCCGCGCAGTCGCGCTACCGCATCTTCATCGTCGACGAAGCGCACATGGTCACCACGGCCGGCTTCAACGCGCTGCTCAAGATCGTCGAGGAGCCGCCCGATCATCTGATCTTCGTGTTCGCGACCACCGAACCCGAGAAGGTGCTGCCGACCATCCGGTCGCGCACCCACCATTACCCGTTCCGGCTGCTGGCGCCGCGGACCATGCGTTCGCTGCTGGAACGCATCTGCGCGCAGGAGGACGTCGCGGTCGACGAGGCCGTGTACCCGCTGGTGATCCGTGCAGGCGGCGGCTCGCCGCGCGACACGCTCTCGGTGCTCGACCAGCTGCTGGCCGGCTCTGAATCAGGCACAGCGGGCAACCACATCAGTTACGCGCGGGCGCTGGCGCTGCTGGGTGCGACGGACGTCGCGCTGATCGACGACGCGATCGACGCCTTGGCGGCCGGCGACGCCGCCTCGCTGTTCGGTGTCGTCGAGGCGGTGATCGACGCCGGCCACGACCCGCGCCGGTTCGCGACCGACCTCCTGGAACGGTTCCGCGACCTGATCATCCTGCAGTCGGTGCCCGACGCCGCCGCGCGCGGTGTCGTTGATGGACCCGAGGACGTGCTCGAGCGGATGCGCGAGCAGGCGACCCGCATCGGCACCGCCACGCTGACCCGCTACGCCGAAGTCGTGCACGCCGGCCTGGGCGAGATGCGCGGCGCGACCGCACCGCGGCTGCTGCTCGAGGTGGTGTGCGCACGGCTGCTGCTGCCCTCGGCCAGCGACACGGAAAGCGCTCTGCTGCAACGGGTCGAGCGCATCGAGACGCGGCTGGCGATGTCGATCCCGGCGGGTGAGGCGGCGGTCGGGCAGCCGGGCGCGCCGCCCAAGCAGTACGCCCGCAGGAGCCAGACCGCCGACAAGCCGGCACCCACGCCGACGCCCGAGCCCGTGCCACCGCCGCGCCCCGAGCCCAAACCTGAGCCCAAACCCGAGCCGCGGGTCGAGACCAAGCCGGCCGACGAGCCCAAGCCGCCGTCGCCGCCGCCGGTACGGCCGCCGTCGGACCCCGTGGTGACCGCACCGCCGCCCGCGGCGGTCACCGGCGAGCCGAACGCCGCTGCCGTGCGCAGCATGTGGTCGACGGTGCGCGACAAGGTCCGGGAACGCAGCCGCACCACCGAGGTCATGCTCTCCGGCGCGATCGTGCGCGCCGTCGAGGGTGACACGCTGGTGCTCAGCCACGAGTCGGCGCCACTGGCCAAGCGGCTCTCCGAACAACGCAACGCCGACGTCATCCGCGAAGCGCTCAAGGACGCCCTCGGGGTGAACTGGAAGATCCGCTGCGAGACGGGCGCCGCGCCCCCACCCGCCGCCGAGCCGCCGCCCCGCGACGACGCGGCGCCGCCGCAGCGCGACCAGGACGAGGAGGACATGCTGGCCGAGGCCAGCGCCGACACCTCCGACACCCCGCGCCGCGACCCCGAGGAAGCCGCGCTGGAGCTCCTTCAGACCGAGCTGGGCGCGCGCCGCATCGACAGCTAG
- the ligD gene encoding non-homologous end-joining DNA ligase translates to MATPAEEIDVDGVKVRLTNRDKPYFPKLGKNGTKGKLFDYYLSVAEPMVALLRDRPVHLQRFPDGVDGEEIYQKRTPQKRPDYLETCTVTFPSGRTADALKITHPSAIAWAAQMGTVTLHPWQVRCPDTEHPDELRIDLDPQPRTGFADASSVAVDVLKPLLDELGLVGYPKTSGGRGVHIFLRIKPDWDFIEVRRAGIALAREVERRAPDAVTTSWWKEERGKRIFIDYNQNARDRTFASAYSARKTPIATVSTPLTWDELRDADPDDFTIATVPDFIAGRPNPWADIDKKPQSIKKLLDMVKADEDRGLGDMPYPPNYPKMPGEPPRVQPSKKVAANWDEDGTPVKNS, encoded by the coding sequence ATGGCAACGCCCGCAGAGGAAATCGACGTTGACGGCGTCAAGGTCCGGCTGACCAACCGGGACAAGCCCTATTTCCCGAAGCTGGGGAAGAACGGCACCAAGGGCAAGCTCTTCGACTACTACCTGTCCGTCGCCGAGCCGATGGTCGCGCTGCTGCGCGACCGGCCCGTGCACCTACAACGCTTCCCCGACGGGGTCGACGGTGAGGAGATCTACCAGAAACGGACGCCGCAGAAGCGGCCCGACTACCTCGAAACGTGCACGGTCACGTTCCCGTCGGGACGCACCGCCGACGCGCTGAAGATCACCCACCCGTCGGCCATCGCGTGGGCCGCGCAGATGGGCACGGTCACGCTGCACCCGTGGCAGGTGCGCTGCCCTGACACCGAGCATCCCGACGAGCTGCGCATCGACCTCGACCCGCAGCCCCGGACCGGCTTCGCCGATGCGAGCAGCGTCGCGGTCGATGTCTTAAAACCGCTGCTCGACGAACTCGGGCTCGTCGGATACCCGAAGACGTCGGGCGGCCGCGGTGTGCACATCTTCCTGCGGATCAAGCCGGACTGGGATTTCATCGAGGTTCGGCGGGCGGGGATCGCGCTGGCCCGCGAGGTCGAACGCCGGGCGCCCGACGCGGTGACCACGTCCTGGTGGAAGGAAGAGCGGGGCAAGCGAATCTTCATCGACTACAACCAGAACGCCCGCGATCGCACGTTCGCGTCGGCGTACTCGGCCCGCAAGACACCGATCGCCACGGTGTCGACACCGCTGACGTGGGATGAGCTGCGCGACGCCGACCCCGACGACTTCACCATCGCGACCGTTCCGGATTTCATTGCGGGACGGCCGAATCCGTGGGCCGATATCGACAAGAAGCCGCAGTCGATCAAGAAACTGCTCGACATGGTCAAGGCGGACGAGGACCGCGGCCTCGGCGACATGCCCTATCCACCGAACTATCCGAAGATGCCGGGCGAGCCTCCGCGGGTGCAGCCGAGCAAGAAGGTCGCGGCCAACTGGGACGAGGACGGCACGCCCGTCAAGAACAGCTGA
- a CDS encoding TetR/AcrR family transcriptional regulator C-terminal domain-containing protein: MSGRTRGRPPRISRDQILAAARDVASRDLTMQAVADTLGVSRKALHYYVGDREGLLSLVLVDRFERELGGVELPADDDWRKVLRTYAIAFRDGLIQVGAATDFNRLRGIGAAAALALADRVLGVLLSAGFEPDTARHALTAASNIAQSAAHDSAAQTAGGMHRHRAETAAALEHEPADTYPALRRVLSSARSRRQDAEEQFDFELDLLIAGLER; encoded by the coding sequence ATGAGCGGCCGGACCAGGGGGCGCCCGCCGCGGATCAGCCGGGACCAGATCCTCGCGGCGGCCCGCGACGTGGCGAGCCGAGACCTGACCATGCAGGCGGTCGCCGACACGCTCGGCGTCAGCCGTAAGGCGCTGCACTACTACGTCGGCGACCGCGAGGGACTGCTGTCGCTGGTGCTCGTCGACCGGTTCGAGCGCGAGCTCGGCGGCGTCGAGCTACCCGCTGACGACGACTGGCGAAAGGTGTTGCGCACGTACGCGATCGCGTTCCGCGACGGGTTGATCCAGGTCGGTGCCGCGACCGACTTCAACCGGCTGCGCGGCATCGGCGCCGCCGCCGCGTTGGCGCTGGCCGACCGCGTCCTCGGCGTCCTGCTGAGCGCCGGGTTCGAGCCCGACACCGCCCGGCACGCGTTGACCGCGGCGTCGAACATCGCCCAGTCCGCGGCCCACGACAGCGCCGCGCAGACCGCGGGTGGGATGCACCGCCACCGCGCCGAGACCGCAGCGGCGCTCGAACACGAACCGGCCGACACCTATCCGGCGTTGCGGCGGGTGCTGTCGTCGGCGAGGTCGCGGCGGCAGGACGCCGAGGAGCAGTTCGACTTCGAACTGGATCTGCTGATCGCGGGTCTGGAGCGTTAG
- a CDS encoding NAD(P)H-dependent amine dehydrogenase family protein: protein MPNTSYRVVQWTTGNVGKSSVEAIAKNPNYELVGLYAWSKDKVGEDAGELAGIEPLGVQATDDVDALLALKPDVVVYNPMWIDVDELVRILEAGVNVVASASFITGHNLGADRDKLEEACRRGGSTLFGSGVSPGFAELLAIVASTACDRVDKITISESADTTLYDSPDTERPVGFGTAIDDPNLQPMAAKGTAVFAEAVRLVADSIGVELDEIKCVPEYAQTTEDLTMASWTIPKGHVAGVYASWQGIAGGKTVVDINVRWKKGQTLEPDWQLDGDGWKITIDGRPTVNMQVGFLPPPDMIENAKNIADFFVLGHIMTAMPPIHAIPAVVAAAPGIATYNDLPLPQARGVMA from the coding sequence GTGCCAAACACTTCCTATCGCGTCGTCCAATGGACCACCGGCAACGTCGGCAAGAGTTCGGTGGAGGCGATCGCCAAGAATCCGAACTACGAACTCGTCGGCCTCTACGCGTGGTCGAAGGACAAGGTCGGCGAGGACGCCGGCGAGTTGGCCGGCATCGAGCCGCTCGGCGTGCAGGCCACCGACGACGTCGACGCCCTGCTCGCGCTCAAACCCGATGTCGTGGTGTACAACCCGATGTGGATCGACGTCGACGAACTGGTGCGCATCCTCGAGGCGGGGGTCAACGTGGTGGCGTCGGCGTCGTTCATCACCGGCCACAACCTCGGCGCTGACCGTGACAAGCTCGAGGAGGCGTGCAGGCGCGGCGGGTCGACGCTCTTCGGGTCCGGGGTCAGCCCGGGCTTCGCCGAACTGCTGGCGATTGTCGCGTCGACGGCGTGCGACCGCGTCGACAAGATCACGATCTCCGAGTCGGCCGACACCACGCTCTACGACTCCCCCGACACCGAGCGCCCCGTGGGCTTCGGCACCGCGATCGACGACCCGAACTTGCAGCCGATGGCGGCCAAGGGCACCGCGGTGTTCGCCGAGGCGGTCCGGTTGGTCGCCGACTCGATCGGGGTCGAGCTCGACGAGATCAAGTGCGTGCCCGAATATGCCCAGACGACAGAGGATCTCACGATGGCGTCGTGGACCATCCCGAAGGGTCACGTGGCCGGCGTCTACGCCAGCTGGCAGGGCATTGCCGGCGGCAAGACCGTCGTCGACATCAACGTCCGGTGGAAGAAGGGCCAGACGCTGGAGCCGGACTGGCAGCTCGACGGCGACGGGTGGAAGATCACCATCGACGGTAGGCCCACGGTCAACATGCAGGTCGGTTTCCTCCCGCCGCCCGACATGATCGAGAACGCCAAGAATATCGCGGACTTCTTCGTGCTCGGGCACATCATGACCGCGATGCCGCCGATCCACGCGATCCCTGCCGTCGTCGCGGCGGCGCCGGGTATCGCGACGTACAACGACCTGCCGCTGCCGCAGGCGCGCGGGGTGATGGCCTAA
- a CDS encoding aminotransferase class I/II-fold pyridoxal phosphate-dependent enzyme — protein sequence MSFLSLGRDELSALHEQQKRNYAELQAKGLKLDLTRGKPSSAQLDLSNKLLELPGPDDFRDGDGTDVRNYGGVHGLPELRAIFGELLGIPVQNLIADNNASLELMHDVVVFSLLHGGPDSPRPWVQEPTLKFLCPAPGYDRHFAITESLGIEMITVPMLEDGPDVDLIEELVAADPAIKGMWCVPVYSNPTGVTFSWETVRRLVQMRTAATDFRLMWDNAYAVHTLTHDFVRNVDVLGLAEAAGNGNRPLVFASTSKITFAGAGVSFLGASLGNIAWFLQHAGKKTIGPDKVNQLRHLRFFRDADGVRLQMQRHQQLLAPKFAAVLEILEDRLGESKIASWTEPKGGYFISLDVLPGTAKRTVALAKDAGIAVTEAGATFPYRKDPEDKNIRIAPTMPPEPELREAIDGLATCALLSATESLLKG from the coding sequence GTGTCATTTCTGTCGCTCGGCCGGGACGAACTCTCCGCTCTCCACGAGCAGCAGAAACGCAACTACGCCGAGCTGCAGGCCAAGGGCCTCAAGCTGGACTTGACCCGCGGCAAGCCGTCGTCGGCGCAGCTGGACCTGTCCAACAAGCTGCTCGAGCTGCCCGGTCCCGACGACTTCCGCGACGGCGACGGCACCGACGTCCGTAACTACGGCGGTGTGCACGGTCTGCCGGAGCTGCGCGCGATCTTCGGCGAGCTGCTCGGCATCCCGGTGCAGAACCTGATCGCCGACAACAACGCCAGCCTGGAGCTGATGCACGACGTCGTGGTGTTCTCGCTGCTGCACGGCGGGCCGGACTCGCCGCGGCCGTGGGTGCAGGAGCCGACGCTGAAGTTCCTGTGCCCCGCCCCCGGGTATGACCGGCACTTCGCGATCACCGAGAGCCTGGGCATCGAGATGATCACCGTGCCGATGCTCGAGGACGGCCCCGACGTCGACCTGATCGAGGAGCTCGTCGCCGCCGACCCGGCCATCAAGGGCATGTGGTGCGTGCCGGTCTACTCGAACCCGACCGGGGTGACGTTCTCGTGGGAGACGGTCCGTCGCCTCGTCCAAATGCGCACCGCAGCAACCGATTTCCGGTTGATGTGGGACAACGCATACGCGGTGCACACGCTGACGCACGATTTCGTCCGCAACGTCGATGTGCTCGGGCTGGCCGAGGCCGCAGGCAACGGGAACCGGCCGCTGGTGTTCGCGTCGACCTCGAAGATCACCTTCGCCGGCGCCGGTGTCAGCTTCCTGGGCGCGTCGCTGGGCAACATTGCGTGGTTTTTGCAGCATGCGGGCAAAAAGACGATCGGCCCGGACAAGGTCAACCAGCTGCGCCATCTCCGGTTCTTCCGCGACGCCGATGGTGTGCGGCTGCAGATGCAGCGCCACCAGCAGCTGTTGGCCCCGAAGTTCGCCGCGGTGTTGGAGATCCTCGAGGACCGGCTCGGCGAGTCGAAGATCGCATCATGGACCGAACCCAAGGGCGGCTACTTCATCAGCCTCGACGTTCTGCCGGGCACGGCCAAGCGCACGGTGGCGCTGGCCAAGGATGCCGGCATCGCGGTGACCGAGGCGGGCGCGACGTTCCCGTATCGAAAAGATCCGGAAGACAAGAACATCCGCATCGCGCCGACCATGCCGCCGGAGCCCGAGCTGCGCGAGGCGATCGACGGCCTGGCGACTTGTGCGCTGCTGTCGGCGACCGAGTCATTGCTGAAGGGCTGA
- a CDS encoding class I SAM-dependent methyltransferase: protein MTTFKEQGTQAPARKYTLAEILEIFAGGRLPLRFSAYDGSTAGPEDAPLGLELLTPRGTTYLATAPGDLGLARAYVSGDLATHGVHPGDPYELLRALADKMDFKRPPARLLANIVRSIGIEHLKPIAPPPQEALPRWRRIAEGLRHSKTRDAEAIHHHYDVSNTFYEWVLGPSMTYTCACYPDADATLEEAQDNKYRLVFEKLRLKPGDRLLDVGCGWGGMVRYAAKHGVRAIGVTLSTEQAAWAQKAIDEQGLGDLAEVRHGDYRDVRESGFDAVSSIGLTEHIGVHNYPAYFGFLRSKLRTGGLLLNHCITRPDNKSVAGAGGFIDRYVFPDGELTGSGRIITEAQDAGLEVVHEENLRHHYALTLRDWCRNLVEHWDEAVAEVGLPTAKVWGLYMAGSRLGFETNVVQLHQVLAVKLDSNGNDGGLPLRPWWTA, encoded by the coding sequence ATGACCACATTCAAGGAACAGGGGACCCAGGCTCCCGCCAGGAAGTACACGCTCGCCGAGATCCTCGAGATTTTCGCGGGCGGCCGACTCCCCCTGCGGTTCTCGGCATACGACGGCAGCACGGCCGGCCCCGAGGACGCGCCGCTGGGCCTGGAGCTGTTGACCCCGCGCGGGACGACGTACCTCGCCACGGCGCCGGGTGATCTGGGGCTTGCACGCGCGTATGTGTCGGGTGACCTCGCCACGCACGGGGTGCATCCGGGCGATCCGTACGAGTTGCTGCGGGCGCTCGCGGACAAGATGGATTTCAAGCGTCCGCCCGCGCGGCTGCTGGCCAACATCGTGCGCTCGATCGGCATCGAGCACCTCAAGCCGATCGCGCCGCCGCCGCAGGAGGCGTTGCCGCGGTGGCGGCGGATCGCAGAAGGTCTGCGGCACAGCAAGACTCGTGACGCTGAGGCCATCCATCACCACTACGACGTGTCCAACACGTTCTACGAGTGGGTGCTCGGACCGTCGATGACCTACACCTGCGCGTGCTATCCCGACGCCGACGCCACGCTGGAGGAGGCGCAGGACAACAAGTACCGGTTGGTGTTCGAGAAGCTGCGCCTCAAGCCGGGCGACCGGCTGCTCGACGTCGGATGTGGCTGGGGTGGCATGGTCCGCTACGCCGCCAAGCACGGCGTCCGCGCGATCGGTGTGACGCTGTCCACGGAGCAGGCGGCGTGGGCGCAGAAGGCGATCGACGAGCAGGGCCTCGGTGACCTCGCCGAGGTGCGGCACGGGGACTATCGGGACGTGCGCGAGTCCGGCTTCGACGCGGTGTCGTCGATCGGCCTGACCGAGCACATCGGCGTGCACAACTACCCGGCGTACTTCGGCTTCCTGCGGTCCAAGCTGCGCACCGGCGGGCTGCTGCTCAACCACTGCATCACCCGCCCGGACAACAAGTCGGTGGCGGGTGCCGGCGGTTTCATCGACCGCTACGTGTTCCCCGACGGGGAGCTCACCGGGTCGGGCCGCATCATCACCGAGGCGCAGGACGCCGGCCTGGAGGTCGTGCACGAGGAGAACCTGCGTCACCACTACGCGCTGACCCTGCGCGACTGGTGCCGCAACCTGGTCGAGCACTGGGACGAGGCCGTCGCCGAGGTCGGCCTGCCGACCGCCAAGGTGTGGGGCCTGTACATGGCCGGCTCCCGGCTGGGCTTCGAGACCAATGTGGTTCAGCTGCACCAGGTTCTGGCGGTCAAGCTGGACAGCAACGGCAATGACGGCGGATTGCCGCTGCGGCCGTGGTGGACGGCGTAG
- a CDS encoding Hsp70 family protein: MDFGTSYTAVAFRDSQGAIRDVPLSSAGTLMPSAVLCNAGRMLTAGDDAVLAGHADPSALDPAPKRRMDQVEVNLAGLFLPMTDLVAAALSVALAKAAAFTGEQPGEVVLTYPNHWHQALIQRLATAGEVAGIDQHRMRLVDEATAAAAYHTDATARLVVVDIGAGICSVSVLDRQQDGTFTVIAADGFDGLGGLDFEARIKAWALQQLETTNPALAAEAANRADLAGQLRLADTIRTAKELLSTEQTAAVVVTGATGTETLHLSRAQFETLIAADVDRAVRLTESLLFHANTLRQHTEPVAIHLTGGSSRIPLIQARFAKIGPVEVLDPKAVVTHGALLAAPTPEQQRYNKVPEQPPAPVRSRWKRHQQRKAASRAALGGGATRRRKLITTTTRKWLAGIALLAIVASGVGVAAVMIFGSITAPKQLPQASSPRTTFAPPTPKVPTPVEFTVNVIVTEQQCPPEAPACTYKYTIEPKYIGLHPLPETPFTVFYEVVGGVAPQKGEFTVHKDQAKILKDVVLEGSPAAQLRANVLQVAG, encoded by the coding sequence GTGGACTTCGGCACGTCGTACACCGCGGTGGCGTTCCGCGACTCACAGGGAGCGATCCGTGACGTGCCGCTGTCGTCCGCCGGCACGCTGATGCCCTCGGCGGTGCTGTGCAACGCCGGTCGCATGCTGACCGCCGGCGACGACGCGGTACTCGCCGGCCACGCCGACCCGTCCGCGCTCGATCCTGCCCCCAAGCGGCGCATGGACCAGGTCGAGGTCAACCTCGCCGGGCTGTTCCTGCCGATGACCGACCTCGTCGCCGCAGCGCTCTCCGTGGCCCTCGCCAAGGCCGCCGCATTCACCGGTGAGCAACCCGGCGAGGTCGTCCTCACCTACCCGAATCACTGGCACCAGGCGCTGATTCAGCGACTGGCCACCGCGGGTGAGGTCGCCGGGATCGACCAGCACCGTATGCGCCTCGTCGACGAAGCCACCGCCGCGGCCGCCTATCACACCGACGCAACCGCGCGCCTCGTCGTCGTCGACATCGGCGCCGGCATCTGCAGCGTGTCGGTCCTCGATCGGCAGCAGGACGGCACGTTCACCGTCATCGCTGCCGACGGTTTCGACGGCCTCGGCGGGCTCGACTTCGAGGCCCGCATCAAAGCGTGGGCCCTGCAGCAGCTCGAGACCACCAACCCCGCGCTCGCGGCCGAGGCCGCTAACAGGGCCGACCTCGCCGGCCAGCTCCGCCTCGCCGACACCATCCGCACCGCCAAGGAACTGCTGTCCACCGAACAGACCGCCGCCGTCGTCGTCACCGGCGCCACCGGAACCGAGACGCTGCACCTGTCGCGCGCGCAGTTCGAGACGCTGATCGCCGCCGACGTCGACCGTGCGGTCCGGCTCACCGAAAGCCTGCTCTTCCACGCCAACACGCTCCGACAGCACACCGAGCCCGTCGCGATCCATCTGACCGGCGGATCGTCGCGCATCCCGCTGATCCAGGCCCGCTTCGCCAAAATCGGTCCCGTCGAGGTGCTCGACCCGAAAGCCGTTGTCACCCATGGCGCACTACTCGCCGCCCCGACACCGGAACAGCAGCGCTACAACAAGGTGCCCGAACAACCGCCGGCGCCGGTGCGCAGCCGCTGGAAGCGGCATCAACAACGCAAGGCCGCTTCCAGAGCTGCACTCGGTGGCGGCGCGACCCGGCGCCGCAAGCTCATCACGACCACCACCCGCAAGTGGTTGGCCGGTATCGCCCTACTCGCGATCGTCGCCAGCGGTGTCGGCGTCGCCGCGGTGATGATCTTCGGCAGCATCACCGCGCCGAAGCAACTACCGCAGGCGTCGTCGCCCCGCACCACCTTCGCGCCGCCCACCCCGAAGGTGCCGACCCCGGTCGAGTTCACCGTCAACGTGATCGTCACCGAGCAGCAGTGCCCGCCTGAGGCGCCGGCCTGCACCTACAAGTACACGATCGAGCCGAAGTACATTGGTCTGCACCCGCTTCCGGAGACGCCGTTCACCGTCTTCTATGAAGTCGTTGGCGGCGTCGCCCCGCAGAAGGGCGAGTTCACCGTGCACAAGGACCAGGCCAAGATCCTCAAGGACGTCGTGCTGGAGGGTTCGCCCGCAGCGCAACTGCGGGCGAACGTCCTTCAGGTCGCTGGTTAG